GAAACAGCAGAAGATGCCCTTGATGATATTGCAGTTACGAGTGCTACAGACGTTTTGGGCGAAATTTTCTCTTCTGTAGATTTAGGCAAGAAAGGAAATTTTGTAGTAGGTGGACTGATTAATCAGGCTTCTGGAGAGCAAACTTTTCCTGTTAGTTTGAAGCAAGAAAAAACAGCAGAACAACCTTTTGAAGCTGTCGGTTTTGGTTCTTTTAATATCTATAATTCAAATATTGGTAAAAATCCAAATCCTCCTTTTATTATTGAACCCTACAATGAAATTTATTACTCTTTGTATGCTCAAGCTGATTATAGAATTATTCCTCAACTTAAGTTAGTAGCTGGAGGACAGTTTAATAAAGCTCCTAATGTAGATATTGATTTTGTTCCTCGCTTAGGTGTCATTGCTAATCTTTCAGAAGAGTTTACAGCAAAATTTTTATATAGTGAAGCATTTAGAAATGGTTCTGCAATAGAGCGTCTTATTCGTGTAAACTTTGTTTTTGGAAACGAAAATCTAGAACCTGAAAAAATTCGTACAACTGAACTAAATCTTTCTTTTAAAGATTTAAACAAACGTTTTTCTACTTCGCTTACTTATTATTACAATAATCAACAAAATTTGATTGTTCGTTCTCAACAAGCAGCACAAGATGAAGACCTGCCTACTTTTGAATATTATATAAATAGTGGTTCACGAAAATCACAAGGAATAGAACTTGAAATAGGTTATTCTCCTATTGAAAGACTAGAATTGACAGCATCAATAAATGTAAATGATAGTTTTGATGAGCTAAATATAAGAAGTCCGTTTTCAAATCAAGATACAGTTTATGTGGCGCAAAATATACAAGCTGTTCCACAATCAAATGCCAAAATTGGTTTTGATTATAAGTTTAGAAATGGAATTTCTATTGGTGTTTTTGATTGTTTTTGGTCAGGTGTTACTCGTGTTTCACAAAGCCCATATAGAAACACGTTATCAAAAGAACTAAATCCTCCAATACATTCTTATCATCGTTTGACAGCAAACTTGAATGTAAATGTAGGCGAACTTTTTGATGTTATTTCACTTAATAAACTCAGATTTTCTGTTTATGGAGATAATTTACTTAATCAACAAATTATGATGGTTGAACCACAAAATAATGTAAATACACTTCCTGCCTATGGTGGAAGAGCTATTTATGGAACTGTAAAGTATGTTTTTAAGTGATTTTTAGTAATTGTCTGACACTTTTAAGTGTCTGACAATTATATACTAAGACATTTCTTTCTCCAATTCTTTCAGTTTTGCTTCTACTTGCACTTTTATAACAGGAATAGCTTGTAAGACAAACTCTAGTTTATCTTTAATTTGTGCGATTGTCCAGCCGTTTTCTTGACTTGATTCTATTTCTGAAAGTGTTGTATTAAATTTTGTTAGACCTGTATAAGCTGTACATGATTTGAATTTATGAACAGTTTGACGGAGTGTGTCTAGTTCTCCATCATTAAATTCTTGTTGCAACTGTGCTGGATATTCTCTTAAATTTTTATCCAAAATTTGTAACATACTTTGAACAAGCATTGGCTCATTATCTACAATTTCATAGATTTGAGAAAGATCAATTTTTTCGTGGTAACTCATAGTATTAGTGTTGGTAAAGGATAGTAGTTGTTGCCAAATCTGAAAAGGATATAAAGGATAAATCAATAAATTTGTTTCATTGTTTATCAAATGCTGCTCTTTTTCTAAAAAAGTTGGTTCGACAAGAAGGCAGGCTGAAAATGAATCTTTTTTTGTATTATTTTTAATAAAACTCTGCTCTATAAAGATAAAATCTATTTTAGAAAAATCAAATTCCGAGTTTTGGTTTATCTCAATTTCTACAAATTTTCCTCCAGCGAGTTCTACTATATTTTTAATTAGTTTTTGATGTATAGAATTTTTTCCTAGATAAGAAATTGTTTTTTGAGCAGATAAGAAAGTCTTTATTTTTTTAGGAAAAAGACAAATACCACTTATCTTTTCGAAAGAATCAGATAGAGAAACTAGATTTTCAAAATGATTTTTATATTCCTTCTCAGAATTAGACTCAGAATTAGATTGAATAAAGTTTTGTGTAGCCGTTTTTTTGAGATTATCAGCCAACAAGTTTGTCCAATCTACTCGTAACTGTTCATTGAGTGCAGTTAATTCTTTTTGATGGTTGATTTCTAAGAGTTCAGTATCTTTGGTCAGTTGCCATTTTTCATTTAAAAACTCCACCTCTTGCAGCTTTTTATTTTCCTCTGCATTTTTCAATGATGTATAATAATCAGTTTTATCTTCTAGCAAACATTCTAAATAAGGAGTTGCATCTTTGTCTGTTTTTTTTTTGATGGTAAATAAAGCATCTACAAAAAAAGTTTCTTCTTCAAAAAGAAGTTCTAGGTTATTTATAGAAAGGCTTTTTTCTTCCTTGTTTGTGTTCTTAAATAGAAAATCAATAGCTTCTTTATGCACTCTGAATAGTGTGAAGCGTTCAAAAAAATCAATATCTTCCTTTTGATTGATTTGCCAAATGGCTTGACAGGTATTTTGAATAATTCCTTTTTTGTCTAAATAGAAAATTTGAATGCGATTCGCAACAAAAGAGAGTTTGCGAGCATTAAATTCAGAAACCAAAGATATATTTTTTGATAGGATTTCTTTAGGCACTTTTAAAAATGAAAGAGAAAAGGAATACAATAAAAAGCTAAATTCTACTTAAAGTTACAAAAAAAATCTATTCTTTTGGCAAAACATTCGAAAACTCAAATGGAGAAATCACTTCTCCTACAGTTGCTTTGTAAGTTTGCCCTTCTAGTTGTTCAATACGCATAAAAAAGGTCATTGTTTCATCAAAGTATTCCCAAATGGTGATCTTGTTTGCACTTGTTTTGGCTGTTAGTTCGTGTCGCCAACCTGTTTTTGTATTTTCTCTAAAATAATCTATCTCTTGATGATTTAGAACTGATGGAGGACGTAAATTTGTCTGAATTTCCTCTTCTAATTCCCTATCAATAGAATGAATATTTACTTTTCTAGCTAAAATAGTATGCAATTGAGTACCTTCATTTCGTA
This is a stretch of genomic DNA from Bernardetia sp. MNP-M8. It encodes these proteins:
- a CDS encoding Hpt domain-containing protein, with product MPKEILSKNISLVSEFNARKLSFVANRIQIFYLDKKGIIQNTCQAIWQINQKEDIDFFERFTLFRVHKEAIDFLFKNTNKEEKSLSINNLELLFEEETFFVDALFTIKKKTDKDATPYLECLLEDKTDYYTSLKNAEENKKLQEVEFLNEKWQLTKDTELLEINHQKELTALNEQLRVDWTNLLADNLKKTATQNFIQSNSESNSEKEYKNHFENLVSLSDSFEKISGICLFPKKIKTFLSAQKTISYLGKNSIHQKLIKNIVELAGGKFVEIEINQNSEFDFSKIDFIFIEQSFIKNNTKKDSFSACLLVEPTFLEKEQHLINNETNLLIYPLYPFQIWQQLLSFTNTNTMSYHEKIDLSQIYEIVDNEPMLVQSMLQILDKNLREYPAQLQQEFNDGELDTLRQTVHKFKSCTAYTGLTKFNTTLSEIESSQENGWTIAQIKDKLEFVLQAIPVIKVQVEAKLKELEKEMS
- a CDS encoding TonB-dependent receptor — encoded protein: MSFIFQNSSFAQTTTQDSLQNLLYKFSLDELTRLDNQNLVTTASKKSERIEDAPSVVSVIYKKDIENYGATNILDLLRRVTGIYVAGSGFIPDNMIALRGDATVHYSSRVLILLDGRPIRDNSSGGLRMAFNLMYPIERIERIEIIHGAGSVLYGTGAYLGVINVITKSTGEEPLSVNIQGGGFGRLQTSITKGFKKENFKLSLSGQVIQEKGWDFTATDGIPQVTRTIKMQENGYGLNAQLEYKKFKIQAYNGQVTQRAMYFAGAWSAFDIINGNDTTFSYKDYNGIHNLTFADAGYKIDILEGWSLNANVTLNHNIFRETAEDALDDIAVTSATDVLGEIFSSVDLGKKGNFVVGGLINQASGEQTFPVSLKQEKTAEQPFEAVGFGSFNIYNSNIGKNPNPPFIIEPYNEIYYSLYAQADYRIIPQLKLVAGGQFNKAPNVDIDFVPRLGVIANLSEEFTAKFLYSEAFRNGSAIERLIRVNFVFGNENLEPEKIRTTELNLSFKDLNKRFSTSLTYYYNNQQNLIVRSQQAAQDEDLPTFEYYINSGSRKSQGIELEIGYSPIERLELTASINVNDSFDELNIRSPFSNQDTVYVAQNIQAVPQSNAKIGFDYKFRNGISIGVFDCFWSGVTRVSQSPYRNTLSKELNPPIHSYHRLTANLNVNVGELFDVISLNKLRFSVYGDNLLNQQIMMVEPQNNVNTLPAYGGRAIYGTVKYVFK